The following coding sequences lie in one Zingiber officinale cultivar Zhangliang chromosome 2B, Zo_v1.1, whole genome shotgun sequence genomic window:
- the LOC122048333 gene encoding uncharacterized protein LOC122048333: MTLLFGTYEKARHRVAQTDQLTVLRGNLARPPAEALYSIGDRRYTDGVKYRVFLTTLSESAQRWFRRLPDGYIRNFKDFRAAFLHQFASSRRYQKTSVSLFSMKQGSKETLRAYIQRFNKVAIDIPSVSSETMMNAFTQGFVEREFFRSVIRKAPRDFDHLLRKANKYINVEEAQAARKKEAPTEPTLAPKRHPMNSHQPPRGPKVEAARPHQEARTHAVQHVSADRQKASRGKVWTPMFCSFHQSAVYNTQDCRGLTSIASRLAL; this comes from the exons ATGACGCTCCTGTTTGGGACGTACGAAAAGGCAAGGCACCGCGTCGCCCAAACGGATCAACTGACAGTTCTCCGTGGAAATCTTGCAAGACCCCCTGCCGAGGCATTATACTCCATtggcgatcggaga tacacagatggggtgaagtatCGAGTCTTTCTCACAACCCTCTCCGAGTCGGCGCAGAGATGGTTCCGAAGACTGCCAGATGGATATATACGCAACTTCAAAGACTTCCGGGCTGCCTTCTTACATCAGTTCGCCAGCAgtcgacgctatcagaagacaagtgtcagcctctTCTCCATGAAGCAAGGATCGAAGGAAAcactccgagcgtacatccaacgcttcaataaGGTGGCCATAGACATTCCatcggtctcatccgagaccatgatgaatgccttcacccaagggtTCGTCGAGAGAGAATTCTTCCGGTCGGTTATCAGGAAGGCGCCTAGGGACTTCGACCACCTACTCAGAAAGGCCAACaagtacataaatgtggaagaagcccaagcagcaaggaagaaggaagcaCCGACCGAGCCTACACTGGCACCCAAGCGACATCCGATGAATAGCCACCAACCGCCTAGGGGGCCAAAAGTAGAGGCAGCACGGCCACACCAGGAGGCCCGGACGCATGCTGTGCAACATGTGTCCGCCGATCGACAGAAGGCGTCAAGAGGCAAGGTGTGGACGCCAATGTTTTGTTCCTTTCATCAGTCAGCGGTGTACAACACGCAAGACTGCCGCGGTCTGACGTCGATCGCAAGCCGACTGGCACTCTGA